One stretch of Chryseobacterium sp. LJ668 DNA includes these proteins:
- the tgt gene encoding tRNA guanosine(34) transglycosylase Tgt, giving the protein MQQFFKIEKTSQGKARAGELVTDHGVVQTPIFMPVGTVASVKTVHQRELKDDIKAQIILGNTYHLYLRPGMEVMQEAGGLHKFMNWELPILTDSGGFQVFSLSGTRKMSEEGVKFKSHIDGSVHLFTPEKSMEIQRQIGADIFMAFDECVAYPAEYNQVKKSMEMTHRWLKRCIDWNEKNPELYGYKQRFFPIVQGSTYSDLRKISAEVIAEAGAEGNAIGGLSVGEPEDELYRITDEVTDILPKDKPRYLMGVGTPWNILESIGLGIDMMDCVMPTRNARNAMLFTWQGVMNLKNEKWKKDFSPLDEFGTSFVDQEYSKAYVRHLFVSKEYLAKQIASIHNLAFYLDLVKVAREHIVAGDFYEWKNSVVPILRQRL; this is encoded by the coding sequence ATGCAGCAATTTTTTAAGATAGAAAAAACTTCACAAGGGAAAGCACGAGCGGGAGAATTGGTAACAGACCACGGAGTAGTGCAAACCCCGATTTTTATGCCGGTAGGAACTGTTGCAAGCGTAAAAACTGTACACCAGAGAGAATTAAAAGACGACATTAAAGCTCAAATTATTTTAGGAAATACCTATCATCTGTATCTTCGTCCGGGTATGGAAGTAATGCAGGAAGCAGGAGGTTTGCATAAATTTATGAATTGGGAACTGCCGATTCTTACAGATTCAGGTGGTTTTCAGGTTTTCTCACTTTCAGGAACCAGAAAAATGTCTGAAGAAGGAGTAAAATTCAAGTCTCATATTGACGGAAGCGTTCATTTGTTTACTCCTGAAAAATCGATGGAAATCCAGAGACAAATCGGAGCAGACATTTTCATGGCATTTGACGAATGCGTTGCCTATCCTGCGGAATACAATCAGGTGAAAAAATCTATGGAAATGACCCATCGCTGGCTAAAAAGATGCATCGACTGGAACGAAAAAAATCCTGAATTATACGGTTACAAGCAAAGATTCTTCCCAATTGTTCAGGGTTCTACTTACTCGGATTTAAGAAAAATTTCGGCTGAAGTGATTGCGGAAGCAGGAGCGGAAGGAAACGCCATCGGAGGACTTTCTGTAGGCGAGCCGGAAGATGAATTATACAGAATTACCGATGAGGTAACCGATATTTTGCCTAAAGATAAGCCAAGATATCTCATGGGAGTAGGAACTCCTTGGAATATTCTAGAATCAATTGGGTTAGGAATTGACATGATGGATTGTGTGATGCCGACGAGAAATGCCAGAAATGCAATGCTTTTCACATGGCAGGGTGTGATGAATCTGAAAAATGAAAAATGGAAGAAAGATTTTTCGCCTTTGGATGAGTTTGGGACAAGTTTTGTTGATCAGGAATATTCTAAAGCGTATGTGCGTCATTTATTTGTTTCAAAAGAATATCTGGCAAAGCAAATTGCTTCTATTCATAATCTTGCTTTTTATTTAGATCTGGTAAAAGTGGCGAGAGAGCATATTGTAGCAGGAGATTTTTACGAATGGAAAAATTCTGTAGTTCCCATTTTAAGACAGAGACTTTAA
- a CDS encoding T9SS type A sorting domain-containing protein has product MSKYLCLKTAALLVFLYSASMYSQLIGSDVQIWEKSTPTPRDIANAKDENLLNFHPGIKNRLVKKYIKHSKNKSHTLSIVHTFKDDEKIWENEDKKISLSNNLYEKKDSDKSVKIRKRPSLFTFIGNAEKPDSKSDSIKIKFEDRNLYEMIFIPRKAKKMDLNKIHSYLSIKYGISLEKGKYYGSDEKVIWDPEKHKDFKHRPTGLGRDDGNELYQKQSCNVEDQFLTIGKTDINKMNAENTSIFDHNNFVIWSDDNKSMETKADGNFKVLERSWEINFIGSTIPKSNYKVRIDKKTINPDSLPIVYWMFLKNSAGEVTKVQGIENENYVDFSKVSFYKDRENELFQHFTFAISPLRDVKDINQSNSDTSSINENQLSLDLNQIVLYPNPVKKGQNFTVKFLEMENLSISIYDGGGRLVRLEKIDHRSRSYSSSLNIQSSYLITLTQNGKVIKTFKLIVD; this is encoded by the coding sequence ATGTCAAAATATCTATGCCTTAAGACGGCAGCACTACTGGTATTCTTATATTCAGCCAGCATGTACTCTCAACTGATTGGATCTGATGTCCAGATCTGGGAAAAATCAACACCAACGCCTCGTGATATAGCCAATGCCAAAGATGAGAATTTGCTCAATTTTCATCCTGGGATTAAAAATCGGCTGGTTAAAAAATACATTAAGCACAGTAAAAATAAGAGCCATACTTTGAGTATAGTACATACTTTCAAAGACGACGAAAAGATCTGGGAGAACGAGGATAAAAAGATTTCATTGAGCAATAATCTTTATGAAAAAAAAGATTCGGATAAGAGTGTGAAAATTCGAAAAAGGCCCAGCCTTTTTACTTTTATCGGAAATGCCGAGAAACCAGACAGTAAATCTGACAGTATCAAAATCAAATTCGAGGATCGCAATCTTTATGAAATGATTTTTATCCCCAGAAAAGCAAAGAAAATGGATCTTAATAAAATCCATTCTTATCTGTCGATCAAGTACGGAATTTCTCTTGAGAAAGGAAAATATTATGGTAGTGATGAAAAAGTAATCTGGGATCCTGAAAAGCATAAGGATTTCAAGCACAGACCAACAGGATTAGGGAGAGATGATGGTAACGAATTGTATCAAAAACAGTCCTGCAATGTCGAAGATCAGTTTTTGACGATTGGTAAAACTGATATTAATAAAATGAATGCAGAAAATACGAGTATTTTTGATCATAATAATTTTGTCATCTGGTCTGATGATAATAAATCAATGGAGACGAAAGCAGATGGAAACTTTAAAGTTCTCGAAAGAAGCTGGGAAATTAATTTTATAGGCTCTACGATTCCAAAATCAAATTATAAGGTACGAATAGATAAAAAGACGATAAATCCAGATTCGCTACCGATTGTTTATTGGATGTTTTTAAAAAATTCAGCAGGCGAAGTTACCAAAGTTCAGGGAATTGAAAACGAAAATTATGTTGACTTCAGTAAGGTGAGTTTTTACAAAGACAGAGAAAATGAACTTTTTCAACATTTCACATTTGCCATTAGTCCTTTACGTGATGTAAAAGACATTAATCAAAGTAATTCTGACACATCGTCAATTAACGAAAATCAACTTTCTTTAGATTTAAATCAAATTGTTTTGTATCCTAATCCTGTTAAGAAGGGACAAAACTTTACAGTGAAATTTCTCGAAATGGAAAACTTATCAATTTCCATTTATGACGGTGGAGGAAGATTGGTTAGATTAGAGAAAATAGACCATCGTTCCAGATCATACAGCAGCTCGCTAAACATCCAAAGTTCATATCTGATTACTTTAACGCAGAACGGAAAAGTAATCAAGACCTTCAAATTAATTGTTGACTAA
- the rsfS gene encoding ribosome silencing factor, which yields MNKTVEKQALIDKIVEAIQDVKGEDIMIFDLSKIENSVAETFIICSGNSNTQVSALAGSVEKKVRNDLQDRPWHVEGTENSMWVLVDYVTVVVHIFQRETRQYYDIEELWGDAVITKIESEV from the coding sequence ATGAACAAAACAGTAGAAAAGCAAGCGCTAATAGATAAAATTGTAGAAGCTATCCAGGATGTAAAGGGAGAAGACATTATGATTTTCGATCTTTCAAAAATTGAAAACTCCGTAGCAGAAACATTCATCATATGTAGTGGAAACTCAAATACACAGGTTTCGGCATTAGCAGGAAGTGTAGAAAAAAAGGTAAGAAACGATCTTCAAGACAGACCTTGGCATGTGGAAGGTACAGAAAACTCAATGTGGGTGTTGGTAGATTATGTAACTGTAGTTGTGCATATTTTCCAGAGAGAAACCCGTCAGTATTACGATATTGAAGAACTTTGGGGTGATGCAGTAATTACCAAAATTGAAAGTGAAGTATAA
- a CDS encoding phosphatidylserine decarboxylase family protein, which yields MKLHKESKGTLVVASLLFAIIAVVSIYFLEMWSLLIIIPLLVIYSLVFWFFRVPNRDILDHTENVIAPVDGKVVMIKEVEENEFLKEKAIQVSIFMSPLNVHICRYPVSGNVIYKKYHPGKYLVAWHEKSSTENERTTVAIESLTNHKVVFRQIAGYVARRIVFYCNEGDSAKAGHEFGFIKFGSRMDIFLPLDTEIICKIGDKTKGGIDVIARMQE from the coding sequence ATGAAATTACATAAAGAATCGAAAGGCACCCTTGTAGTTGCCAGTCTGTTGTTTGCAATTATCGCAGTGGTATCCATCTACTTCTTAGAAATGTGGTCACTTTTAATCATTATTCCATTGCTGGTCATTTACAGTTTGGTATTTTGGTTTTTCAGAGTTCCGAATCGTGATATTTTAGATCATACAGAGAATGTGATAGCACCGGTTGATGGCAAAGTAGTGATGATCAAAGAAGTTGAAGAAAATGAATTTTTAAAGGAAAAAGCGATTCAGGTTTCTATTTTTATGTCTCCTTTGAATGTGCATATTTGTCGTTACCCGGTTTCAGGAAATGTTATTTATAAAAAATACCATCCCGGGAAATATTTGGTAGCGTGGCATGAAAAATCGTCTACAGAAAATGAGAGGACAACTGTTGCCATAGAAAGTTTGACCAATCATAAAGTGGTCTTCAGGCAGATTGCAGGATATGTTGCAAGGAGAATCGTTTTCTATTGTAATGAAGGTGACAGTGCAAAAGCAGGTCATGAGTTTGGTTTCATCAAATTTGGTTCTAGAATGGATATTTTCTTACCGTTAGACACAGAGATTATCTGCAAAATTGGCGATAAAACAAAGGGTGGGATTGATGTGATTGCAAGAATGCAAGAGTAG
- a CDS encoding biotin--[acetyl-CoA-carboxylase] ligase has protein sequence MSQLFYRKECSSTNDEISQVLLYPYSNFVGLYTFNQTKGKGQYGNRWISQPKQNLAYTIAVKTQDINVSDFLFNYYTATAVRGFLAKLTGKTVKIKWPNDIILANKKVAGILIEKKKNNGENYFIIGAGINILQEKFDEISNAGSIFTQTGKKIDLKNFTENLHEFLFEKFKNLPTEIEIFEDFNLNLFRKDEISVFEIDGTRQNGIIRKADEKGEIWIEFEDGLRSFYHKEIKLLY, from the coding sequence ATGAGCCAACTGTTTTATCGCAAAGAGTGTTCTTCTACCAATGACGAAATATCTCAGGTTTTACTTTATCCATACTCAAATTTCGTTGGTCTCTACACTTTTAATCAGACCAAAGGAAAAGGACAATATGGAAATCGCTGGATCTCTCAACCAAAACAGAATCTTGCCTATACAATTGCCGTGAAAACCCAGGACATTAATGTCAGTGATTTTTTGTTCAATTACTATACCGCAACAGCAGTACGGGGATTTCTTGCCAAATTGACTGGAAAGACTGTAAAAATAAAGTGGCCGAATGACATCATTCTTGCCAACAAAAAAGTTGCAGGCATTTTGATAGAAAAGAAAAAAAACAATGGTGAAAACTATTTTATTATAGGCGCGGGGATCAATATTCTTCAGGAAAAATTTGATGAAATTTCTAATGCAGGCTCTATTTTCACACAGACCGGAAAAAAAATTGATTTAAAAAACTTCACTGAAAATCTGCATGAGTTTTTGTTTGAAAAATTTAAAAATTTACCTACTGAAATCGAAATTTTTGAAGATTTTAATCTAAATTTATTCAGAAAAGATGAAATTTCTGTTTTTGAAATTGACGGAACACGACAAAATGGCATTATCCGAAAAGCTGACGAAAAAGGTGAAATCTGGATTGAATTTGAAGATGGGTTACGATCTTTTTACCATAAAGAAATAAAACTTCTCTATTGA
- a CDS encoding LUD domain-containing protein: protein MSLFKRIVSKLTNQPEDDDKQSLEKLGDSLKNADLDYKFAQLFTHSGGFFNYCADEAEALQTLNQILKIEGVSSVFCCDKDLQNFLNVVKISHTPQLEVINDAAFITCEYLIAYDGRIMLSHNNILHYHSSRLPSKIVVMANVSQIVNNLNDAMGKIKRSGNIKNLTSISGNHSKLDTATHNNTKLFLLLLED from the coding sequence TTGAGTTTATTTAAAAGAATTGTAAGCAAACTGACCAATCAGCCTGAAGACGATGACAAACAAAGTCTGGAAAAGCTGGGAGATTCGCTGAAAAACGCTGATCTTGATTATAAGTTTGCCCAATTGTTTACCCATTCAGGTGGTTTTTTTAATTATTGTGCTGATGAAGCGGAAGCTTTGCAGACATTAAACCAAATCTTAAAGATTGAGGGTGTAAGCTCTGTGTTTTGTTGTGATAAAGATTTACAGAATTTCTTAAATGTTGTCAAAATTTCCCACACCCCACAACTTGAGGTCATCAATGATGCTGCATTTATTACTTGCGAATATCTTATTGCCTACGATGGCAGAATTATGCTTTCGCACAATAATATTTTGCATTACCATTCTTCAAGACTTCCTTCAAAAATTGTAGTGATGGCAAATGTCTCTCAGATCGTCAATAATCTGAATGACGCAATGGGAAAAATAAAACGCAGCGGAAACATTAAAAATCTTACTTCAATCAGCGGAAACCATTCTAAACTGGATACTGCAACACATAATAATACCAAGCTGTTTCTACTGTTGTTAGAAGATTAG
- the ftsH gene encoding ATP-dependent zinc metalloprotease FtsH produces MNNKGFNWFFPIAIIALLLFFGSNFLGDNNAKTIDEDAFFREMQAGKVQNVLIDKQAQNAEVFLTQAAKTATVKKEDKTNPFSSLGMSSKADYSLKYGDLQLFLEKFETIKKDNPAIKTSKDYAEGKSPFTEILFSALIWIAILGLFYFILFRKMGSGGGPGGQIFSIGKSKAKLFDEKEKIQTTFKDVAGLEGAKEEVQEVVDFLKNSEKYTKLGGKIPKGVLLVGPPGTGKTLLAKAVAGEAKVPFFSLSGSDFVEMFVGVGASRVRDLFAQAKAKSPAIIFIDEIDAIGRARGKNNFSGGNDERENTLNQLLTEMDGFGTDVNVIVMAATNRADILDKALMRAGRFDRSVYVDLPELHERREIFDVHLQKIKLDDTVDRDFLAKQTPGFSGADIANVCNEAALIAARNSHESVNKQDFLDAVDRIIGGLEKKNMAIKPSEKKRVAFHEAGHATISWLVEHASPLLKVTIVPRGRSLGAAWYLPEERQLTTTEQMLDEMCATLGGRAAEQVIFNNISTGALSDLETVTKRAQAMVTIYGLSPNIGNISYYDSSGQSEYNFGKPYSESTASKIDAEIKSIIENQYERAVRILSENKDKLNALAKKLLEKEVIFREDLEEIFGQRAWDPELTERPVTNTIPLQEKIEESEIQAPDSPSQL; encoded by the coding sequence ATGAATAATAAAGGATTTAACTGGTTTTTTCCAATCGCAATAATAGCCCTTTTGTTATTTTTTGGCTCAAATTTTTTGGGAGACAATAATGCAAAGACTATCGACGAAGATGCTTTCTTTAGAGAAATGCAGGCGGGAAAAGTTCAGAATGTGTTGATTGATAAACAGGCGCAGAACGCAGAAGTTTTTTTAACACAGGCTGCCAAAACAGCTACCGTAAAAAAAGAAGATAAAACAAATCCTTTTTCAAGTTTAGGTATGTCTTCAAAAGCTGATTATAGCCTGAAATATGGTGATTTACAGCTTTTTCTAGAAAAATTTGAAACCATTAAAAAAGACAATCCTGCAATAAAAACGTCTAAAGATTATGCAGAAGGAAAAAGTCCGTTCACGGAAATCTTGTTCTCCGCATTGATTTGGATCGCCATTTTAGGATTATTCTACTTCATTCTTTTCAGAAAGATGGGAAGCGGTGGAGGTCCAGGCGGACAGATATTCTCCATTGGGAAGTCTAAGGCCAAGCTATTTGACGAAAAAGAGAAAATTCAGACGACATTTAAAGATGTTGCAGGATTAGAAGGAGCTAAAGAAGAAGTACAGGAAGTGGTAGATTTCTTGAAAAACTCTGAAAAATACACGAAATTGGGAGGTAAAATTCCTAAAGGAGTACTTTTGGTTGGCCCTCCTGGAACAGGTAAAACCTTATTGGCGAAAGCTGTAGCGGGGGAAGCTAAAGTTCCATTCTTCTCATTATCAGGTTCAGATTTTGTTGAAATGTTTGTTGGGGTAGGTGCATCAAGAGTAAGAGATTTGTTTGCTCAGGCAAAAGCAAAATCTCCCGCAATCATTTTTATTGATGAGATTGATGCCATCGGTCGTGCAAGAGGAAAAAACAATTTTTCCGGCGGAAACGACGAAAGAGAAAATACATTAAACCAATTACTTACTGAAATGGACGGTTTTGGAACCGATGTGAATGTAATCGTAATGGCGGCAACAAACAGAGCAGATATTTTGGATAAAGCATTGATGAGAGCAGGCCGTTTTGACCGTTCGGTTTATGTTGACCTTCCGGAATTGCATGAGAGGAGAGAGATTTTTGATGTTCATTTACAGAAAATCAAACTAGATGATACCGTTGATAGAGATTTCTTAGCTAAACAAACTCCTGGTTTCAGTGGAGCAGATATCGCAAATGTTTGTAACGAAGCAGCGCTAATCGCAGCAAGAAACAGTCACGAATCTGTTAACAAGCAGGATTTTTTAGATGCTGTTGACAGAATTATTGGTGGTCTTGAAAAGAAAAATATGGCGATTAAGCCGTCTGAGAAAAAAAGAGTTGCATTCCATGAAGCAGGTCACGCGACGATTAGCTGGTTGGTAGAGCATGCTTCTCCACTATTAAAGGTGACGATTGTTCCTAGAGGACGATCATTAGGTGCAGCTTGGTATCTTCCTGAAGAAAGACAATTGACCACTACTGAGCAGATGTTGGATGAGATGTGTGCGACTTTAGGAGGTAGAGCAGCAGAGCAGGTGATTTTCAATAATATTTCTACAGGTGCCCTTTCAGATTTGGAAACCGTTACCAAAAGAGCTCAGGCAATGGTCACAATCTACGGGTTGAGCCCAAATATTGGTAATATTTCTTACTATGACAGCTCAGGTCAGTCAGAATATAATTTTGGGAAACCTTATTCTGAATCCACAGCTTCTAAAATTGATGCCGAGATAAAATCAATTATCGAAAACCAATATGAAAGAGCAGTGAGAATTCTGAGTGAAAACAAAGATAAACTGAATGCTTTGGCTAAGAAACTATTAGAAAAAGAGGTAATCTTCCGCGAAGATCTTGAGGAAATATTTGGACAAAGAGCTTGGGATCCTGAATTGACAGAGAGACCGGTGACGAATACCATTCCGTTACAGGAAAAAATAGAAGAAAGCGAGATTCAGGCACCAGACAGCCCTTCACAGCTTTAA
- a CDS encoding LptF/LptG family permease, producing the protein MFKIVDGYIIKKYLGTFGFMLILLSTVVLVIDVQQKIPRIENATALDPKLNLTYFLIHFYPFWIINLVVTFLAILVFISVIYFTSRMANNTEIVAIISSGASFHRFAKPYLLTSLFIALLSLTVNHFVLPWANIKKNALEAYTYNQTNKDKILGTAPVSAQLSKTEYIFINSWNKKEYRGYGFVYQKFDKNRKMIYELKANDSYWDPGKKQFVLNSFLEKTINKDDSEKLSQGFELRKSYGQAPEELFPNELLGQNKTTPELIKFIDREKEKGNSNLNAHLNEFHQRTSMPVSIILLTFLALSLSSQKKRGGLGINLAIGISLAFVFVFSFEALKVVSENKSMSPALAMWMPNIIFFPLTLILYIRRANQ; encoded by the coding sequence ATGTTTAAAATTGTAGACGGATATATCATAAAAAAATACCTTGGAACTTTTGGTTTCATGCTGATATTGTTGTCTACAGTTGTGTTGGTCATTGATGTACAGCAAAAAATTCCCAGAATTGAAAATGCAACCGCTCTCGATCCCAAATTAAATTTAACCTACTTTTTGATCCATTTTTATCCGTTCTGGATTATCAATCTTGTGGTCACCTTTTTAGCGATTCTCGTATTTATTTCTGTGATTTATTTCACTTCCAGAATGGCAAATAACACAGAGATTGTAGCAATTATCAGTAGTGGGGCAAGTTTTCACAGGTTTGCAAAACCTTATTTGTTGACATCTCTTTTTATCGCTTTGCTCTCATTGACGGTCAATCATTTTGTTCTACCATGGGCAAATATTAAGAAGAACGCACTCGAGGCTTACACATATAATCAGACGAATAAAGATAAAATTCTCGGGACAGCCCCAGTTTCGGCTCAATTAAGCAAAACAGAATATATTTTTATCAATTCATGGAATAAAAAAGAATACCGTGGTTATGGGTTTGTCTATCAGAAATTTGACAAAAACCGCAAAATGATTTATGAGCTGAAGGCAAATGATTCTTACTGGGATCCTGGAAAAAAGCAGTTTGTACTCAATAGTTTTCTCGAAAAGACGATTAATAAAGATGATTCAGAAAAGCTCAGCCAGGGTTTTGAATTGAGGAAAAGCTACGGTCAGGCGCCTGAAGAGCTCTTTCCAAATGAACTTCTGGGGCAGAATAAAACCACTCCGGAGCTTATCAAATTCATCGATAGAGAAAAAGAAAAAGGCAACAGCAATCTGAATGCACATTTAAATGAATTTCACCAGAGAACCTCAATGCCTGTTTCGATCATATTGCTTACGTTCTTAGCCTTGTCACTTTCTTCCCAAAAGAAAAGAGGCGGTTTAGGGATCAACCTCGCAATAGGAATTTCCCTGGCTTTCGTTTTTGTATTCTCTTTTGAAGCCTTAAAAGTAGTCTCAGAAAACAAAAGCATGTCTCCCGCGTTGGCAATGTGGATGCCCAATATTATCTTTTTCCCGCTGACTTTGATTTTATATATAAGGCGAGCCAATCAATAG
- a CDS encoding phosphatidate cytidylyltransferase — translation MDKNLIQRTISGIVYIAVIILCTTPLGAQLLDHISPGLVKQQYLYYGLITFLLLVGTWECIKIMKFGDGYEKWIVLPLVLFIYYMFSKRFFNHDFYFNFRLSEILAISLTVIAVVTLFKFSRELYIDSGKLIFTVIYVALPFCFALGLPKYSSHENTFSLEVIFLFILIWSSDTFAYLVGKFFGKHKMAPKISPKKTWEGYAGGVILTLVLSYFVEQYQPQLRGNWMIVGFLIAAFAPLGDLVESQLKRTFGVKDSGNIIPGHGGVLDRLDSFLICVPVVYLYFILEKFI, via the coding sequence TTGGACAAAAATCTTATTCAGAGAACCATTTCGGGGATTGTTTACATTGCAGTTATTATTCTCTGTACTACACCTCTCGGAGCCCAGCTTCTGGATCATATTTCACCGGGCCTTGTAAAGCAGCAATATCTTTACTACGGATTGATCACTTTTCTTTTATTGGTTGGAACTTGGGAATGCATCAAAATTATGAAATTTGGTGACGGTTACGAAAAATGGATCGTTTTACCACTTGTACTATTTATATACTACATGTTTTCTAAAAGATTTTTCAATCATGATTTTTATTTCAATTTCAGGCTCTCAGAGATCTTAGCGATTTCGCTTACGGTCATTGCAGTCGTTACTTTATTTAAATTTTCCAGGGAATTGTATATAGACAGCGGAAAGCTTATTTTCACAGTAATCTATGTTGCTTTACCATTCTGTTTTGCTTTAGGATTGCCCAAATATTCTTCTCATGAAAATACGTTCTCTTTAGAAGTAATTTTTCTTTTTATACTGATCTGGAGTAGTGATACGTTTGCTTATTTGGTCGGAAAGTTTTTTGGAAAACATAAGATGGCTCCTAAAATTTCACCTAAAAAAACCTGGGAAGGATATGCAGGCGGAGTAATTCTTACTTTGGTTCTCTCATATTTTGTTGAACAATACCAACCCCAGCTTCGTGGAAACTGGATGATCGTTGGGTTTCTGATTGCAGCATTTGCGCCATTGGGAGATCTTGTGGAAAGCCAGTTAAAAAGAACGTTTGGAGTAAAAGACAGCGGAAACATTATCCCCGGACATGGCGGAGTATTAGACCGGCTTGACAGTTTTTTAATCTGCGTTCCTGTCGTATATTTGTACTTTATTTTAGAAAAATTTATTTAA
- a CDS encoding DUF4296 domain-containing protein, translating into MFLFLVSCNEYVDKPKNLLDKTTMSEIMADLAINDQITNTYQGKNLESGTRYILKTHNVKAQDFTESYKYYVATGKMNKIVENAQEILLEKDPKAKGFVESKSKPNTNLPKLVR; encoded by the coding sequence ATGTTTTTATTTTTGGTTTCCTGCAACGAATATGTTGATAAGCCAAAAAATCTTTTAGATAAAACTACCATGTCTGAGATTATGGCAGATTTGGCGATAAATGACCAGATTACAAACACCTATCAAGGGAAAAATTTAGAAAGCGGAACAAGATATATTTTAAAAACCCATAATGTAAAAGCCCAAGATTTTACAGAAAGCTATAAATATTATGTAGCAACAGGAAAAATGAATAAAATTGTGGAAAATGCACAGGAGATTCTTTTAGAAAAAGATCCTAAAGCAAAAGGTTTTGTGGAAAGTAAATCTAAACCCAACACAAATCTTCCGAAATTAGTAAGATAA
- a CDS encoding DUF4271 domain-containing protein: MNVIEREANLKDFLLQKYFDSSNNLPSWIITSCVITLSLAVLISQYIPVVPEYAANLRIFGYQLNKFGYCLTAISLFYFLRTAVGFLFYQSIGDGKKWTIFYFTSTKFQFVLSILVVILCVAHYYFPIDKSKAFLYYFWFFTFVFIFKIFFYLFHRNNILPQKWYYKFLYICTLQIAPLLLLWKLLFI, from the coding sequence ATGAATGTTATAGAGCGGGAAGCCAACCTCAAAGATTTTCTTTTGCAGAAATATTTTGATTCCAGCAATAATTTACCCAGCTGGATCATTACTTCCTGTGTAATCACTTTAAGTTTAGCAGTTTTAATCTCGCAATATATTCCTGTAGTTCCGGAATATGCGGCAAATCTGAGAATTTTTGGGTATCAGTTGAATAAATTCGGGTACTGTCTTACAGCGATTTCACTATTTTATTTTCTGCGAACAGCAGTTGGATTCTTATTTTACCAAAGCATAGGTGATGGAAAAAAATGGACAATATTTTATTTTACCTCTACCAAATTTCAATTTGTTTTATCAATTTTAGTGGTTATTCTATGTGTAGCCCACTATTATTTCCCGATAGACAAAAGCAAAGCGTTTTTATACTACTTCTGGTTTTTTACGTTTGTATTTATATTTAAGATTTTTTTCTATTTATTTCACAGGAACAATATATTACCTCAAAAATGGTATTATAAATTTTTGTATATTTGCACGCTTCAAATAGCACCTTTATTGTTGCTATGGAAATTATTATTTATTTAA
- a CDS encoding polyprenol monophosphomannose synthase: MKKLVIIPTYNEKENIERIISAVFALDQEFHVLVVDDSSPDKTADIVKELQKKYPHTLHLSIRHVKDGLGKAYIHGFKWALQNNYDYIFEMDADFSHNPNDLPKLFEACQNADMAVGSRYSKGVNVVNWPMGRVLLSYFASKYVRFILGLSIHDTTAGFVCFSRKVLEEIGLDNVKLKGYGFQIEMKFRTFKKGFKIVEVPIIFTNRELGESKMNGGIIHEAVFGVLNLKWKSLINKL, from the coding sequence ATGAAAAAACTCGTCATCATTCCAACATATAACGAAAAAGAGAATATCGAAAGGATAATTTCTGCTGTTTTTGCATTGGATCAAGAGTTTCATGTTTTAGTGGTCGACGATTCTTCGCCGGATAAAACGGCAGATATCGTCAAAGAATTACAGAAAAAATATCCTCACACGCTTCATTTATCAATAAGACACGTTAAAGACGGATTAGGAAAAGCCTACATTCATGGCTTTAAATGGGCATTGCAAAACAATTACGACTACATTTTTGAAATGGACGCCGATTTTTCTCACAATCCGAATGATTTACCTAAACTTTTTGAAGCTTGCCAAAATGCCGATATGGCAGTAGGTTCGCGATATTCAAAAGGAGTAAACGTAGTTAATTGGCCAATGGGTAGGGTTTTACTTTCTTATTTTGCTTCAAAATATGTGAGATTTATTCTTGGACTGTCAATTCACGATACTACTGCAGGTTTTGTTTGCTTTTCAAGGAAAGTTTTAGAAGAAATAGGTTTGGATAATGTGAAACTGAAAGGGTATGGTTTTCAGATTGAAATGAAATTCAGAACTTTCAAGAAGGGTTTTAAAATCGTGGAAGTCCCGATTATTTTCACCAACAGGGAACTAGGCGAAAGTAAAATGAATGGCGGCATCATTCATGAAGCCGTTTTTGGTGTTTTAAATTTAAAATGGAAATCCTTAATCAATAAATTATGA